A portion of the Candidatus Methanoperedens sp. genome contains these proteins:
- a CDS encoding transcriptional regulator: MVLLVGGGIIKRIRRTKMELMIEILRACCNGGVNKTKISYSSNLNSKITNEYLKFLIEKEYIINGNDKYQISKNGLEFLNKIINIQTLLKKQ; the protein is encoded by the coding sequence TTGGTATTATTAGTTGGTGGTGGTATCATTAAACGAATTAGAAGAACAAAAATGGAACTTATGATTGAAATTCTAAGAGCTTGCTGTAATGGTGGTGTAAACAAGACTAAAATTAGTTATTCTTCGAACTTAAATTCTAAAATCACAAATGAATATCTGAAGTTTCTGATCGAAAAGGAATATATTATCAATGGAAATGATAAATATCAAATTTCCAAAAATGGTCTGGAGTTCCTGAATAAGATCATTAATATACAAACATTACTTAAAAAACAATAA
- a CDS encoding PGF-pre-PGF domain-containing protein has translation MLYPQTNEEKKEYGEWFMIRNGIRKTFIIIVILILIGQVAQSTEEYNLSGYVSNINGDVLGGVQVNNGFYKNTTSTNGFYLITGLPNGTYNFSYYKKGYYISYLPVTISGKDNTTANLKLQAEPVAKDTVAPVITLRGPNPVSVETGSSYTDAGATALDDVDGNITSSIITVNHVKTAVVGTYTVTYNVKDSNNNNADQKTRTVNVVDTKKPVITVLGPNPATVESGSSYTDAGATASDNVDGSIAVTKTGTVNTSKVGTYTITYTATDSSSNTATASRTVNVKYTNKPPVQAPIGPKSVSEQNILSFTVSATDPEHDPITYSTNAKGYLNPSTGQFTWTPTYGDQGIYTWTFTSTDSSKGAASETITVTVNDVLLNIIFSEPTASPTTQIGQGMWFRISLNRAANVTWYIDDSIVNKSSNVAESGYYNKTIGVGTHTVKVIASDGYDSVSRTWGWAVDGGTGKIHNKNTGINYNTIQAAIDDPLTLDGHTILVDPVTYNENVIVGKRLTIRSEPAGAAITSNKNDTIFKVTVPYVNISGFSISGAKDTGSKIAGIYLTNAAHHSTISNNEVTTSNYGIYLDASSSNILDHNNISNNQGVPNEFCFLDTCIPLYGTSSGHGIYLTNSNNNKIIHNKANSNYIDGIYLTNSHNNTLTDNNANSNTENGIYLNNSNKNNLTSNIMDGNKYNFKLDANSDSDLNNKIDTSNKVDGKPIYYLNGAINTIYDSSKNVGTFYCINCANITIKEQDLKNNGVGILLWNSSNARIYNNNLTGNQKQAIVNGGNGNVFNLTSETGGNYWSDYTGTDANSDGIGDTPYVIIAGVQDAYPYIKANGWKLPRELSIKINGGESLTLVSNVTLNLSAKNANEMRFKNESGDWTGWEPFNSTKLWTLSGGSGLKTVYFEANNSAGTSVPAKDEIMLGGSGGNTGSSGSSGSSGGSGGGGGGGGSGENYSNIEVIEKYDLAIYKDKLTSYIFKDNRNPIRFVNITGDVNAGEITSMIEVLRGTSTLLDVAAPGLVYKNENIWIGTTSFAARKSMKDAVIRFRVENSWMADNNIQSEDISIFKWGGIWNKLETKEVGEDDSYHYFEAKTDSFSHFAISALKGGGGPVGGGIFPVSVPKQTPAQEVKTYVLPYRGTTEKAPGAEGFEVILTVAAFSMLYVLWHRRR, from the coding sequence ATGTTGTATCCTCAAACCAATGAGGAAAAAAAGGAGTATGGTGAATGGTTTATGATTAGAAATGGAATTAGGAAAACATTTATTATTATTGTTATTTTAATATTAATTGGACAGGTCGCTCAATCTACCGAGGAATATAATTTAAGCGGCTATGTATCAAATATTAATGGCGATGTATTAGGTGGGGTGCAGGTAAATAATGGCTTTTATAAGAATACCACATCAACAAATGGATTTTATTTGATCACCGGTCTGCCGAATGGTACTTATAACTTCAGTTATTATAAAAAAGGATATTATATTAGTTATTTACCAGTTACAATCAGCGGTAAAGATAATACGACTGCTAACCTTAAATTGCAGGCGGAACCTGTGGCTAAGGATACCGTCGCACCGGTCATCACCCTACGAGGCCCGAATCCAGTATCTGTTGAAACAGGCTCCTCATATACCGATGCAGGTGCAACTGCATTGGATGATGTTGACGGTAATATTACCTCTTCCATAATAACTGTCAATCATGTTAAAACAGCAGTCGTTGGCACATATACTGTCACCTATAATGTAAAAGACTCAAACAACAATAATGCCGATCAGAAAACAAGAACGGTCAATGTGGTAGATACAAAAAAACCTGTCATCACCGTACTTGGCCCTAATCCAGCAACCGTTGAATCAGGCTCCTCATATACCGATGCAGGTGCAACTGCATCGGATAATGTTGATGGTAGTATCGCAGTTACAAAAACAGGTACTGTAAATACATCAAAAGTCGGAACATATACTATCACATACACAGCTACCGACTCCTCAAGCAATACTGCAACAGCATCAAGAACGGTAAATGTAAAGTATACGAATAAACCGCCTGTCCAGGCTCCAATCGGTCCTAAATCAGTTTCAGAGCAAAATATATTGAGTTTCACGGTATCAGCCACTGATCCGGAACATGATCCGATAACGTATAGTACAAACGCCAAAGGATATCTGAATCCTTCCACAGGCCAGTTCACCTGGACGCCCACATATGGGGATCAAGGTATTTACACATGGACTTTCACTTCTACGGATAGCTCTAAAGGGGCAGCAAGTGAAACGATAACGGTTACAGTGAATGATGTGCTATTGAATATAATATTTTCTGAACCTACTGCCAGTCCGACGACACAGATAGGTCAAGGAATGTGGTTTAGGATATCCCTTAATAGAGCAGCCAATGTAACCTGGTATATAGATGATTCTATTGTTAATAAAAGTTCAAATGTAGCAGAATCAGGCTACTATAACAAAACAATAGGTGTTGGGACACATACTGTTAAAGTAATTGCCTCTGATGGTTATGATTCAGTCTCAAGGACATGGGGCTGGGCTGTTGATGGTGGCACTGGAAAGATTCATAATAAAAATACAGGAATAAATTACAACACCATTCAGGCGGCAATAGATGATCCTTTAACTTTAGATGGGCATACGATATTGGTAGACCCTGTTACCTATAATGAGAATGTGATAGTGGGAAAAAGACTGACTATAAGATCGGAGCCTGCTGGTGCAGCCATAACATCAAATAAGAACGATACGATCTTTAAAGTAACAGTGCCCTATGTAAATATCAGTGGATTCTCAATATCGGGTGCTAAGGATACAGGTTCAAAAATCGCAGGGATATACCTTACTAATGCAGCACATCACAGCACTATTTCCAATAATGAAGTAACAACCAGCAACTACGGCATTTATCTGGATGCAAGCAGCAGCAACATCCTTGATCATAACAATATTTCGAATAATCAAGGGGTACCAAATGAATTTTGTTTCCTGGATACTTGCATACCTCTATATGGAACCTCTTCAGGCCATGGCATATATCTAACCAACTCGAACAATAACAAGATAATACACAATAAAGCTAATTCGAATTATATCGACGGTATCTATCTGACTAATTCCCACAATAATACCTTAACTGACAATAATGCAAACTCTAACACTGAAAATGGTATTTATCTGAACAATTCTAATAAAAACAATCTCACCAGCAACATAATGGATGGAAATAAATATAATTTCAAGCTGGATGCGAATTCTGATTCAGATCTTAATAACAAAATCGACACAAGCAATAAGGTGGACGGAAAACCAATCTATTACTTAAATGGAGCTATAAACACAATTTATGATTCGTCTAAAAATGTTGGAACTTTCTATTGTATAAACTGTGCAAATATAACCATTAAAGAGCAGGATTTGAAGAATAACGGTGTTGGAATATTATTATGGAATTCAAGTAATGCCAGAATATATAACAACAATCTAACTGGTAATCAGAAGCAGGCAATAGTAAACGGTGGAAATGGTAATGTCTTTAACCTCACATCAGAAACCGGAGGCAATTACTGGAGCGATTATACTGGCACAGATGCTAACAGTGACGGCATTGGCGATACACCATATGTAATAATTGCAGGGGTGCAGGATGCCTATCCTTATATCAAAGCGAATGGCTGGAAGCTTCCCAGGGAACTGTCGATTAAAATAAATGGTGGTGAAAGTTTAACTCTTGTTTCGAATGTAACTCTAAATTTATCTGCAAAAAATGCAAATGAGATGAGGTTCAAGAACGAAAGTGGCGACTGGACCGGCTGGGAACCCTTTAATTCCACGAAACTATGGACCCTATCCGGCGGCAGTGGCCTGAAAACCGTTTATTTTGAAGCCAATAATAGTGCGGGTACATCTGTCCCGGCAAAAGATGAGATTATGCTGGGAGGAAGTGGTGGCAACACTGGCAGTAGCGGCAGCAGTGGCAGCAGCGGCGGAAGCGGCGGGGGCGGTGGAGGAGGAGGTTCCGGTGAGAATTACTCCAATATCGAAGTAATTGAGAAATATGACCTGGCTATTTACAAGGATAAGCTCACATCATACATATTCAAAGACAATAGAAATCCAATAAGGTTTGTTAATATAACAGGTGATGTGAATGCAGGGGAAATTACCTCAATGATAGAAGTCCTGAGAGGCACTTCCACATTATTAGATGTCGCTGCGCCCGGGTTGGTTTATAAAAATGAAAATATCTGGATCGGCACAACCAGTTTCGCAGCCCGAAAGAGTATGAAGGATGCAGTCATAAGATTCCGGGTTGAGAACTCCTGGATGGCAGACAATAATATCCAGAGCGAGGATATTTCGATTTTTAAGTGGGGTGGAATATGGAACAAGCTGGAAACAAAAGAAGTTGGTGAAGATGACAGCTACCATTATTTCGAAGCAAAGACAGATTCCTTCTCCCATTTCGCAATAAGCGCACTTAAAGGTGGAGGAGGACCAGTAGGAGGCGGAATATTTCCGGTATCTGTGCCAAAGCAAACACCTGCTCAAGAAGTCAAAACCTATGTTCTGCCTTACAGAGGGACAACTGAAAAGGCACCCGGTGCAGAAGGATTTGAAGTTATTTTGACTGTAGCTGCATTTTCAATGCTATATGTATTATGGCACAGAAGAAGGTAA
- a CDS encoding MEMO1 family protein — MRAPAVSGQFYPRNKNDLELEISRCFEGVPSGKKQVLGAVVPHAGYIYSGKTAAYVYSTLPEADTFVLLGPNHTGYGSPVSVSSEKWSTPMGEIDSDMEFIKALPRRIIDTDEAAHKYEHSIEVQLPFLQHRFSNFKIVPICMGMQDEETALDVGMELAEAVRKVNKKIVIIASSDFSHYKPDKVARWDDTYFISSILEMDIPGFYRKLYERNASVCGYGPIAAMLTASKELGAKKTTLLNYSTSGDATGDFSAVVGYAGIIVE; from the coding sequence ATGAGGGCTCCGGCAGTTTCGGGGCAATTTTACCCGCGTAATAAAAACGACCTGGAACTGGAGATCAGCCGATGCTTTGAAGGTGTACCCTCTGGTAAGAAACAGGTTTTAGGAGCCGTTGTTCCTCACGCGGGTTATATCTATTCGGGAAAAACCGCAGCTTATGTATATTCAACGCTGCCAGAGGCTGACACTTTTGTCCTGTTAGGGCCAAATCATACAGGATATGGCTCCCCTGTATCTGTATCAAGTGAAAAATGGAGCACACCTATGGGTGAAATTGATTCAGATATGGAATTCATAAAGGCATTGCCCAGAAGGATCATCGATACTGACGAAGCTGCTCATAAGTACGAGCATTCAATAGAAGTACAGCTTCCTTTCTTGCAGCACAGGTTCAGTAATTTCAAAATAGTTCCTATATGTATGGGGATGCAGGATGAAGAAACAGCTCTTGATGTAGGGATGGAACTTGCCGAAGCTGTACGCAAGGTGAATAAAAAAATCGTGATAATAGCATCAAGTGATTTCTCCCATTATAAACCGGATAAGGTTGCGCGCTGGGACGATACTTATTTCATAAGTTCAATTCTTGAAATGGATATTCCCGGTTTTTACCGGAAATTGTACGAACGCAATGCCTCAGTTTGCGGATATGGCCCGATTGCTGCAATGCTTACGGCCTCAAAGGAACTTGGTGCAAAAAAAACAACATTACTCAATTACAGTACGAGCGGCGATGCAACCGGGGATTTTTCGGCCGTTGTCGGATATGCAGGGATTATTGTTGAATAA
- a CDS encoding 30S ribosomal protein S2 codes for MEDIIDIKQDVKQDTGYESIIPQDEYLTAGIHIGTQQKTKEMMRFVYRVRTDGLYVLDIQATDQRIRLAAKLLAKYDPQKILVVSARQYGYYPSEMFAKVIGARAEIGRFIPGTMTNPKLHKFIEPDILVVTDPAGDMQAVNEAVNIGIPVIGLCDTNNSLGNVDLVIPTNNKGRKALALIYWLLAKKTLEERGDTITHTVADFEAEL; via the coding sequence ATGGAAGATATTATTGATATAAAACAGGATGTAAAACAGGATACTGGTTATGAATCGATCATTCCGCAGGACGAATATCTGACTGCTGGGATACATATTGGTACCCAGCAAAAAACAAAAGAAATGATGCGCTTTGTATATCGCGTCAGGACTGATGGCTTATATGTGCTGGATATACAGGCAACCGACCAGAGAATAAGACTTGCAGCAAAATTGCTTGCAAAATATGACCCGCAAAAGATCCTGGTCGTATCTGCAAGACAATATGGTTATTATCCTTCGGAAATGTTCGCAAAGGTAATAGGCGCAAGAGCAGAAATAGGAAGGTTTATCCCGGGTACAATGACAAACCCAAAACTACATAAGTTCATAGAACCAGATATTCTTGTGGTAACAGATCCAGCAGGGGATATGCAGGCAGTAAACGAAGCAGTCAATATCGGTATACCTGTGATTGGCCTTTGCGATACCAACAATTCATTAGGTAATGTTGACCTTGTAATTCCAACAAACAATAAAGGGAGGAAAGCGCTCGCTCTGATATACTGGCTCCTTGCAAAAAAGACCCTTGAGGAAAGAGGAGACACTATAACCCATACAGTAGCGGATTTCGAAGCAGAGCTTTAA
- a CDS encoding inorganic phosphate transporter yields MDLSFIFIIAVAVSLFMGLNIGGNNAAASMGAAYGAKVRTKYQAVLLIGVFSVLGAVIDGGEVIKSLGTGILPAGTIVLEGAIIAVAASGITVFLANILRVPISTSQAAVGSVVGIGFFYGASKINVAFIGYIVSWWIITPILAWVLAYLMGKYLYTHILIWLADHHQSDASIRKSLNILLTISGCYVAYSAGANNAANAVGPFVGAGIIGSIPGAIFAGLAIGFGALLMGGRVLDTVGKEITELCVIRATFVEFTSAFIVHIASIRGIPVSLGEIVAAGIIGIGCANSGMHVVKGDVVKKILIAWVVSPLLAGVLAFGLMNLLFYK; encoded by the coding sequence ATGGATCTTTCATTTATTTTTATAATTGCAGTTGCTGTTTCTCTTTTCATGGGACTTAATATCGGCGGTAATAATGCTGCCGCATCAATGGGTGCTGCATACGGGGCAAAAGTCAGGACAAAATACCAGGCTGTATTACTTATTGGCGTATTTTCCGTACTTGGTGCAGTAATAGATGGGGGTGAGGTTATCAAGTCACTTGGGACAGGGATTCTTCCGGCGGGAACAATCGTTCTGGAAGGCGCTATTATTGCAGTAGCTGCATCCGGAATTACTGTTTTTCTTGCCAATATTCTAAGAGTTCCGATATCTACAAGCCAGGCAGCAGTCGGGTCTGTTGTCGGGATCGGGTTCTTCTATGGAGCTTCAAAAATAAATGTAGCTTTTATTGGTTATATTGTAAGCTGGTGGATCATCACTCCAATCCTGGCATGGGTGCTCGCTTATTTAATGGGGAAATATCTTTATACCCATATCCTTATCTGGCTGGCAGACCACCATCAGTCCGATGCTTCAATAAGGAAATCCCTCAATATTCTTTTGACTATTTCAGGCTGTTATGTTGCATATTCCGCAGGCGCCAATAATGCTGCAAATGCAGTTGGTCCTTTTGTGGGAGCAGGGATCATAGGATCCATTCCAGGAGCGATTTTCGCAGGTCTTGCAATTGGCTTTGGCGCATTACTTATGGGAGGGAGGGTGCTTGATACAGTTGGGAAAGAAATCACTGAACTGTGCGTAATAAGAGCTACATTCGTGGAATTCACATCAGCTTTCATAGTCCATATAGCATCCATAAGAGGGATACCGGTTTCATTAGGTGAAATCGTCGCCGCTGGGATAATCGGCATTGGATGCGCTAATAGCGGAATGCATGTTGTAAAAGGTGATGTCGTTAAGAAAATATTGATCGCATGGGTAGTTTCTCCCCTTCTTGCTGGAGTACTTGCGTTCGGATTAATGAATCTCCTATTTTACAAGTAA
- the coaBC gene encoding bifunctional phosphopantothenoylcysteine decarboxylase/phosphopantothenate--cysteine ligase CoaBC, translated as MGTRIIQTSKSLKEMTIAIGITGSIAAVRCVELARELRRHGADVHAVMTDAARKIIHPEAMRYATDNPVITEITGNVEHVNFCGMGGRASLLLIAPCTANTIGKIAHGIDDTTVTTFATTAFGSGIPIIIVPAMHESMYDHPVVIENIGKLTELGVEFVNPVTEEGTAKIASIEEIVLRVERAAGKKTLSGKRIIITGGATAETIDPIRILTNRASGKTGIEMALEAFRRGADVTLVHRNCLGIQGICEFYAESAQDMIDAVIEELGKGYDLLISAAAISDFTVIPSKDKIKSEKEFTLALRPATKLIKEARFKFPDLKIIGFKAETGISEEELIKRARKSMDSSNLNMVVANDVSSGGMGTEENNVYLIDGSVKPVSGTKRQIAIEIMDKVEEIMRNK; from the coding sequence ATGGGAACCCGGATAATACAGACTTCAAAATCTCTTAAAGAAATGACCATCGCTATCGGGATTACTGGCAGCATAGCCGCGGTCCGGTGTGTGGAGCTTGCGAGGGAACTACGAAGGCATGGCGCTGATGTCCATGCTGTAATGACTGATGCTGCCCGGAAGATCATACACCCTGAAGCAATGCGCTATGCTACAGATAATCCTGTTATAACAGAAATAACAGGAAATGTAGAGCATGTAAATTTTTGCGGCATGGGCGGAAGGGCATCTTTACTTTTGATCGCTCCATGCACAGCGAATACCATTGGAAAAATAGCACATGGGATCGATGATACAACTGTCACTACCTTTGCGACAACTGCTTTTGGTTCAGGTATCCCGATCATCATTGTTCCCGCCATGCATGAATCCATGTATGACCATCCCGTAGTCATTGAAAACATTGGAAAACTTACGGAACTCGGAGTTGAGTTTGTAAATCCCGTAACAGAGGAAGGTACTGCAAAAATTGCCAGTATTGAAGAAATAGTACTCAGGGTTGAAAGGGCTGCCGGAAAAAAGACGCTTTCAGGCAAGCGGATAATTATCACAGGAGGCGCAACAGCCGAGACCATCGACCCGATCCGGATATTGACGAACCGCGCCTCGGGGAAAACAGGTATCGAAATGGCACTTGAAGCATTCAGGAGAGGCGCTGATGTTACTCTTGTTCACAGGAATTGCCTTGGGATACAGGGGATCTGCGAGTTCTATGCAGAAAGCGCACAGGATATGATAGATGCTGTTATCGAAGAGCTTGGTAAAGGATATGATTTACTGATTAGTGCTGCTGCAATCTCTGATTTCACAGTAATTCCTTCAAAGGATAAAATAAAGTCCGAAAAAGAGTTCACCCTGGCATTGAGACCAGCGACTAAACTTATAAAGGAAGCGCGCTTTAAATTTCCGGATTTGAAAATAATAGGATTTAAAGCAGAAACAGGGATATCTGAAGAAGAGCTTATCAAGCGTGCCAGGAAGTCGATGGATTCATCAAATCTAAATATGGTTGTTGCAAACGATGTATCTTCCGGGGGTATGGGGACAGAAGAAAATAATGTTTATCTGATCGATGGCTCTGTCAAACCTGTCTCTGGTACGAAGCGCCAGATAGCAATAGAGATCATGGATAAGGTCGAAGAGATTATGAGGAATAAATGA
- a CDS encoding DNA-directed RNA polymerase subunit N translates to MIPVRCFSCGKVVSGVWDEYKKRIQTEDAGKVLTDLGIERYCCRRMLLTHVELVDLLAPYQ, encoded by the coding sequence ATGATACCGGTACGATGCTTTTCATGCGGTAAAGTCGTCTCAGGTGTCTGGGATGAATACAAGAAACGAATTCAGACCGAGGACGCAGGTAAAGTCCTCACTGATCTTGGAATTGAACGATACTGCTGCAGGCGAATGCTGCTGACCCATGTAGAGTTAGTGGACCTCCTGGCACCGTACCAGTAA
- a CDS encoding DNA-directed RNA polymerase subunit K, which produces MEIKLTRYERARLIGARALQISLGAPVLIDIDKGEPIDLALAELEQGVIPITVKRTVKEKELKMAS; this is translated from the coding sequence ATAGAAATAAAGCTGACTCGATATGAGCGTGCAAGACTTATCGGTGCAAGGGCGCTTCAGATCTCCCTTGGGGCACCGGTTTTGATAGATATTGATAAAGGTGAGCCTATAGATTTGGCTCTGGCAGAATTGGAACAGGGAGTAATCCCGATAACAGTGAAAAGAACAGTAAAAGAAAAAGAATTAAAAATGGCTTCATAA